A genome region from Pseudomonas helmanticensis includes the following:
- a CDS encoding NAD(P)/FAD-dependent oxidoreductase → MKQQILVIGAGFGGMWSALSATRLVDLHGRDDVEISVLAPQAELRVRPRFYEPNAHQLAAPLAELFEAVGVHFIKGAAETIDVAAKTVGYRDATGVQQVLHFDKLVLASGSGLAQSATPGVAQHAFDVDQIEAAIRLETHLKSLANLPDSQARNTVVVAGGGFTGIETATEMPGRLREILGEQVDIKVIVVDRGQKIGASMGEEISQSIIEASAELGVEWRLGVSVQSVDADGVTLSDGQHIEAKTVVWTTGVRASSLTEQIPAERDKQGRLHVDAHLKVIGQDDIFATGDVAYAATDDIGNYALMTCQHAISLGRHAGNNVAAQLLGIDPTPYSQPKYVTCLDLGAWGAVYTEGWDRQVKLVKQEGKTLKTQINTQWIYPPAADRVSALAAADPMIPVVA, encoded by the coding sequence ATGAAGCAGCAGATTCTGGTGATCGGCGCAGGTTTTGGCGGTATGTGGTCAGCATTGAGTGCGACACGCCTGGTTGATCTGCACGGTCGCGACGACGTCGAAATCAGCGTTCTGGCACCGCAGGCAGAGCTGCGCGTGCGTCCGCGTTTCTACGAACCGAACGCCCATCAACTCGCGGCACCGCTGGCGGAACTGTTCGAAGCAGTCGGCGTTCACTTCATCAAGGGTGCCGCCGAAACGATCGATGTCGCCGCTAAAACCGTCGGTTATCGCGATGCGACAGGCGTGCAGCAGGTGTTGCACTTCGACAAACTGGTGTTGGCCAGCGGCAGCGGTCTGGCCCAATCCGCCACCCCGGGCGTTGCGCAACACGCTTTCGACGTTGATCAGATCGAGGCGGCGATCCGTCTGGAGACGCATCTGAAATCCCTCGCGAATCTGCCTGACAGCCAGGCACGCAATACCGTGGTAGTCGCCGGTGGCGGTTTCACCGGCATTGAAACGGCGACTGAAATGCCCGGGCGTCTGCGCGAAATTCTTGGCGAGCAGGTCGACATCAAAGTGATCGTCGTAGATCGCGGGCAGAAGATCGGCGCTTCGATGGGCGAAGAGATCAGCCAGTCGATCATCGAGGCCAGCGCAGAACTGGGCGTTGAATGGCGTTTGGGTGTGTCGGTGCAATCGGTCGATGCTGACGGCGTGACGCTGTCGGACGGGCAACACATCGAAGCGAAAACTGTGGTCTGGACCACCGGCGTGCGCGCCAGCTCGCTGACCGAGCAGATCCCGGCCGAGCGCGACAAACAGGGACGACTGCACGTCGACGCGCACCTGAAGGTCATCGGCCAGGACGACATCTTTGCCACCGGCGACGTGGCCTACGCCGCCACCGACGACATCGGCAACTACGCGCTGATGACCTGCCAGCACGCTATTTCGCTGGGCCGTCACGCCGGTAACAACGTCGCGGCGCAGCTTCTCGGCATCGATCCGACGCCGTACAGCCAGCCGAAATACGTGACCTGCCTGGACCTTGGCGCATGGGGCGCGGTTTACACCGAAGGCTGGGATCGCCAAGTGAAACTGGTCAAGCAGGAAGGTAAAACCCTGAAGACCCAGATCAACACCCAGTGGATTTATCCGCCAGCGGCTGATCGCGTGAGTGCGCTGGCGGCGGCTGACCCGATGATTCCTGTGGTCGCGTAA
- a CDS encoding RrF2 family transcriptional regulator, producing MSLYSAGVEYGIHCLAFLVGNGGDSREASVRDLAELQGVPVEYLAKIFTKLAKGKLVVASEGVRGGFSLARPADEITLLDIVNAIDGRKNIFECRDIRGRCALFEGNPPEWAIEGTCSIHGAMMTAQKRMEEALAQQTILDIARKVGRKAPAEFGQQVEDWIQERREKKGNVGSIPLTDITD from the coding sequence ATGTCTCTTTACAGTGCAGGTGTCGAATACGGCATACATTGCCTGGCCTTTCTGGTAGGCAACGGCGGCGACAGTCGCGAGGCCAGCGTGCGCGATCTCGCCGAATTGCAGGGCGTACCGGTGGAATACCTGGCGAAGATCTTCACCAAACTGGCCAAAGGCAAACTGGTGGTCGCCAGTGAAGGCGTGCGCGGCGGCTTCAGCCTGGCGCGACCGGCAGACGAAATCACCCTGCTCGACATCGTCAATGCCATCGACGGGCGCAAGAATATTTTCGAATGCCGCGATATTCGTGGGCGTTGCGCCCTGTTTGAGGGTAATCCGCCGGAATGGGCCATTGAGGGCACCTGCTCGATCCACGGCGCGATGATGACTGCGCAAAAACGCATGGAAGAAGCCCTCGCGCAACAGACCATCCTCGACATCGCCAGAAAGGTTGGCCGCAAGGCGCCGGCGGAGTTTGGCCAGCAAGTGGAAGACTGGATTCAGGAGCGCCGCGAGAAAAAGGGCAACGTCGGCAGCATCCCTTTAACCGACATCACCGACTGA
- a CDS encoding DUF2188 domain-containing protein has protein sequence MSIAMLNKMHMNGYDVLSVNNGPWRVCTEGDRLASFASREEALAYAAALPGYKKRSPRAQSHTAS, from the coding sequence ATGAGCATTGCGATGTTGAACAAGATGCACATGAATGGTTACGACGTGCTCAGCGTAAACAACGGCCCCTGGCGGGTTTGTACCGAGGGCGACCGGCTGGCGTCTTTCGCCAGCAGAGAGGAGGCGCTGGCGTATGCCGCAGCTCTTCCCGGCTACAAAAAACGCTCGCCGCGCGCGCAAAGTCACACGGCCAGTTGA
- a CDS encoding NUDIX hydrolase produces MKVRATVICEQDRHVLLVRKPRCCWTLPGGKVEPGETRANAAVRELQEETGLDAEAVLYLMELQTGSTRHHVYEASVLNIDDVRPQNEIVDCIWHPLDAVHNLNTNDATVRIIEAFRRRL; encoded by the coding sequence ATGAAAGTACGCGCAACCGTCATTTGCGAACAGGATCGCCACGTCCTCCTGGTGCGCAAACCCCGCTGCTGCTGGACCTTGCCCGGTGGCAAAGTCGAGCCAGGGGAAACCCGGGCGAACGCTGCCGTGCGTGAATTGCAGGAAGAAACCGGGCTGGATGCCGAGGCTGTGTTGTATCTCATGGAACTGCAAACCGGCAGCACGCGGCATCACGTCTACGAGGCATCCGTGCTGAATATCGACGACGTGCGCCCGCAAAACGAAATCGTCGATTGCATCTGGCATCCGCTCGACGCCGTGCACAACTTGAACACCAACGATGCAACGGTGCGCATCATCGAGGCGTTTCGCCGGCGTCTATGA
- a CDS encoding DUF1652 domain-containing protein — MLAITDICRIVESGFPAFKCDCIPTNQGLLQIKVYEPASGRVELLLNGVSPEHLVTIRDISNFIGELRTEMSAGRRAFAG; from the coding sequence ATGCTTGCCATAACCGACATTTGCCGCATCGTCGAGTCAGGCTTTCCTGCATTCAAGTGCGACTGCATTCCGACGAACCAGGGACTGCTGCAAATCAAGGTTTATGAGCCAGCCAGCGGACGTGTCGAGTTGCTGCTCAATGGGGTATCCCCGGAACACCTCGTCACGATCCGTGACATCTCCAACTTTATCGGTGAGCTGCGCACGGAAATGAGTGCGGGGCGGCGGGCCTTCGCCGGTTAA
- a CDS encoding polysaccharide deacetylase family protein has translation MTSAFKFICAAAIALGLAGCIAAPIEMTAQTETRLKAQAPVRFLLTFDDGPSASSLWNPSATVLDSLKDNPLQANIKAVFFVQTRAPRAGNSEIGRGIMRREYAEGHILGFHTATHWHTNHRSLDPQELEASLSNGTADIAAITGAPPTLLRPPFWNYDKRTFGAYQQHGLHVLLTDLSANDGKIWGFNASPRRRANLLRQLSEVRERIALGEFPSVDGVTPVVVTFHDLNRYTARHTREYLQILLDSAAATGVKLADKPFYDDHDALEKAALARTVQQSSESVELPGIWNWIWDHDAH, from the coding sequence ATGACATCGGCATTCAAATTCATATGCGCAGCGGCCATCGCTCTGGGGCTGGCCGGTTGCATCGCCGCGCCCATCGAAATGACTGCGCAGACCGAAACCCGCCTCAAGGCCCAGGCGCCGGTGCGCTTTCTGCTGACGTTCGATGACGGCCCCAGCGCTTCGAGCTTGTGGAACCCGTCGGCAACAGTGCTCGACAGTCTCAAGGACAATCCGCTGCAAGCGAATATCAAAGCGGTTTTTTTCGTCCAGACCCGCGCGCCCCGGGCCGGCAACAGCGAGATTGGCCGAGGCATCATGCGCCGCGAATACGCCGAAGGGCACATCCTCGGGTTTCACACCGCAACCCACTGGCACACCAATCATCGCTCGCTCGACCCGCAGGAGCTCGAAGCCTCACTGAGCAATGGCACGGCGGACATTGCGGCGATCACCGGGGCGCCACCGACGCTGTTGCGTCCGCCATTCTGGAATTACGACAAACGCACCTTCGGCGCCTATCAGCAGCACGGCTTGCACGTGCTGCTCACCGATTTGAGCGCCAATGACGGCAAGATCTGGGGTTTCAACGCCAGCCCGCGTCGACGGGCGAACCTGTTGCGCCAGCTCTCGGAAGTGCGCGAGCGCATTGCCCTCGGCGAATTTCCCAGCGTGGACGGGGTGACGCCGGTGGTGGTGACCTTTCATGACCTCAACCGCTACACCGCACGGCACACTCGCGAGTACTTGCAAATCCTCCTCGACAGCGCCGCGGCGACGGGCGTGAAACTGGCGGACAAGCCGTTCTATGACGACCACGACGCACTCGAGAAAGCCGCGCTGGCACGCACGGTTCAGCAGAGTTCGGAGTCGGTCGAATTGCCGGGGATCTGGAACTGGATCTGGGATCACGACGCTCATTGA
- a CDS encoding ABC transporter substrate-binding protein has protein sequence MKLSRFLRNALTVALITAPLAYASEPVVLHVGDQNYYNIRASIEASGVLKDAPYTVDWKHFQAAAPLAEALQTGSLDLGFLGDSGFLFLAAKQAAVKLIGVSRQNPDTIALLVPKDSPVKTIADLKGKKVAYWPGAWSQQLTLRALEQGGLPENYVDFVKLMPIDAAAALPQGSIDAFPVWEPYISQQIVFSGARPILTAKNLMPGLSAIAASTPSIDSKRAAIADFLGRLKQARAWVDSHTDEYADLWAKKANLDQQVSRHWLRQAHMTVGPVDQQASADLQSTADFLFKVKALPAPLATAAIIDPSFAQALAH, from the coding sequence ATGAAGCTTTCCCGTTTCCTTCGCAATGCGCTGACTGTCGCACTGATCACCGCGCCACTTGCCTACGCCTCTGAGCCTGTGGTCCTGCATGTCGGTGACCAGAACTACTACAACATCCGCGCCTCGATCGAGGCATCGGGTGTATTGAAAGATGCGCCTTACACGGTCGACTGGAAACACTTCCAGGCCGCTGCACCGCTCGCCGAAGCGTTGCAAACCGGTTCGCTCGACCTGGGCTTTCTGGGTGACTCCGGTTTTCTGTTTCTCGCCGCAAAACAGGCGGCGGTGAAACTGATCGGGGTGTCACGGCAGAATCCGGACACCATCGCCTTGCTGGTGCCGAAGGATTCCCCGGTGAAAACCATCGCCGACCTCAAGGGCAAAAAAGTTGCCTATTGGCCCGGTGCCTGGAGCCAACAATTGACCTTGCGCGCGCTGGAGCAGGGCGGTCTGCCGGAAAATTACGTCGACTTCGTCAAGCTGATGCCGATTGATGCGGCAGCCGCATTGCCGCAGGGCAGCATCGATGCCTTTCCGGTGTGGGAACCGTACATTTCCCAGCAGATCGTGTTCTCCGGTGCACGGCCGATTCTCACCGCGAAAAACCTGATGCCGGGCCTCAGCGCGATTGCCGCCTCTACGCCGTCCATCGACAGCAAGCGTGCGGCGATCGCTGATTTTCTCGGGCGTTTGAAGCAGGCGCGGGCTTGGGTCGACAGCCACACTGACGAGTACGCCGATCTGTGGGCGAAGAAGGCCAACCTTGATCAGCAGGTATCGCGCCACTGGTTGCGCCAGGCACACATGACCGTAGGCCCGGTGGATCAACAGGCGTCGGCCGATCTGCAAAGCACCGCCGACTTCCTCTTCAAGGTCAAGGCATTGCCAGCGCCGCTGGCCACAGCGGCGATTATCGACCCGTCCTTTGCGCAGGCATTGGCACACTGA
- a CDS encoding aliphatic sulfonate ABC transporter substrate-binding protein — protein sequence MTSFFPLTRLKTLLAAGAMALSLQPLAHAAETAPAEVHLDYAYYSPVSLVLKHFGFLEKALPQTKVSWVLSQGSNRSLEYLNSGGVDFASSASLAAVLSRANGSPIKSVYVYSRAEWTALVVRKDSPLQTVADLKGKKIAATKGTDPYLFTLRSLQQAGLKKDDVELVHLQHPDGRTALEKGDVDAWAGLDPHMAASQVQAGSRLLYRNPAFNSYGVVSVTEQYAQEHPHTIDTVIKAYEQAREWSLKNPEEFAALLAKESGLPLDVAKLQLSRTDLSSPQLTANDVSASKAAAPILVSEELVRRGVNVDQVIDQLLDSGVQQAVARQ from the coding sequence ATGACCTCGTTCTTTCCGTTAACCCGCCTCAAAACCCTGTTGGCCGCTGGCGCGATGGCCCTGAGCCTGCAACCGCTGGCGCACGCGGCTGAAACCGCTCCAGCGGAAGTGCATCTCGACTACGCCTATTACTCACCGGTAAGCCTGGTGCTCAAGCACTTTGGTTTCCTCGAGAAAGCTCTGCCGCAAACCAAAGTCAGCTGGGTGTTGAGCCAAGGCAGCAACCGCTCGCTGGAATACCTCAACAGCGGCGGCGTCGATTTTGCCTCGAGCGCCAGCCTCGCTGCCGTGCTCAGTCGCGCCAACGGCAGCCCGATCAAATCGGTTTACGTTTACAGCCGCGCCGAATGGACCGCGCTGGTGGTGCGTAAAGACTCGCCGTTGCAGACCGTTGCCGATCTCAAGGGCAAGAAAATCGCCGCCACCAAAGGCACCGATCCGTACCTGTTCACCTTGCGCAGCCTGCAACAGGCCGGGTTGAAAAAGGACGATGTGGAATTGGTCCATCTGCAACATCCGGACGGTCGCACCGCGCTGGAAAAGGGTGACGTCGACGCCTGGGCCGGTCTCGATCCGCACATGGCTGCCAGCCAGGTGCAGGCTGGCTCGCGACTGCTCTACCGCAATCCAGCTTTTAACAGCTACGGCGTGGTCAGTGTCACCGAGCAATACGCCCAAGAGCATCCACACACCATCGACACCGTGATCAAGGCTTACGAACAGGCACGTGAATGGTCGCTGAAAAACCCTGAAGAGTTCGCCGCCCTGCTCGCCAAGGAATCCGGATTGCCGCTGGACGTGGCCAAACTGCAACTGTCACGTACCGACCTGAGCAGCCCGCAATTGACCGCCAACGACGTCAGCGCTTCTAAAGCTGCCGCGCCAATTCTGGTCTCCGAAGAACTGGTGCGCCGTGGCGTCAACGTCGATCAAGTCATCGATCAGTTGCTCGACAGCGGTGTGCAGCAAGCCGTCGCCCGCCAGTAA
- a CDS encoding ABC transporter permease, whose amino-acid sequence MPSHSKDLPAPLALSRRPSAVFNPAWQRRLKGLALPLLIVVALEIIVRIGWLPSYQMPAPSEIAVTLTDLAEGALWKHIGASLIRVLLGFAIGASLALVFAAWVGLSREAEAYLEPTFAALRSIPSLAWVPLLLLWLGIDETSKIVLIAIGAFFPVYVNVVAAIRNIDRKLVEVGRIYGFSRWQLVRRILLPAALPGLFTGLRSGMSLAWMFLVAAELIAATKGLGYLLSDGRETSRPDIVLAAIIVLALLGKLSDGLLAALERRWLAWRDTFTGQDGKD is encoded by the coding sequence ATGCCCAGTCACAGCAAAGACCTGCCCGCGCCGCTCGCCTTGTCGCGCCGGCCATCCGCCGTTTTCAACCCGGCATGGCAGCGCCGCCTCAAAGGCCTCGCCCTGCCACTGCTGATCGTCGTCGCGCTGGAAATTATCGTACGCATCGGCTGGCTGCCGTCCTACCAGATGCCAGCGCCCAGCGAGATCGCCGTGACGCTGACCGACCTCGCTGAAGGTGCCTTGTGGAAACACATCGGCGCCAGTCTGATTCGCGTGTTGCTCGGGTTCGCCATCGGCGCCAGCCTGGCACTGGTATTTGCCGCATGGGTCGGTTTGAGCCGCGAGGCCGAGGCTTACCTGGAACCGACTTTTGCCGCATTACGCTCGATTCCCAGCCTGGCCTGGGTGCCACTGTTATTGCTGTGGCTGGGCATCGACGAGACTTCGAAGATCGTTTTGATCGCGATCGGCGCGTTCTTTCCGGTGTACGTCAACGTCGTTGCGGCGATCCGCAATATCGATCGCAAACTGGTGGAAGTCGGGCGCATCTACGGCTTCAGTCGCTGGCAACTGGTGCGGCGGATCCTTTTGCCGGCCGCCCTGCCCGGCCTGTTCACCGGACTGCGCAGCGGCATGAGCCTGGCGTGGATGTTTCTCGTCGCCGCCGAACTGATCGCCGCGACCAAAGGCCTCGGCTATTTGCTCAGTGACGGTCGCGAAACGTCGCGGCCAGACATTGTCCTGGCGGCGATCATCGTCCTCGCCCTGCTGGGCAAACTCAGCGACGGCCTGCTCGCGGCGCTGGAACGACGCTGGCTGGCGTGGCGCGATACGTTCACCGGACAAGACGGCAAGGATTGA
- a CDS encoding SOS response-associated peptidase, translated as MCGRLSQYRGIHDFVAVLSIPDALINHVGDAPLGRYNAAPTTALAVLHQHEQRVHADNLRWGWRPHWAKDRAAPINARVEKVAHGPFFRAIWRQRLIVPVDNWFEWVDAEDKSRQPWLIRRADHAPVFCAAIGQLPTPGAEARDDDGFVIITADSAGGMLDIHDRRPVVFCAELVHEWLDPATPVERAEQMLLFEGDSSENFAWHKVGKAVGNARNQGASLILEQP; from the coding sequence ATGTGCGGAAGACTCTCGCAGTACCGTGGCATTCACGACTTCGTCGCCGTGCTGAGCATTCCCGATGCGCTGATCAACCATGTCGGCGATGCACCGCTGGGCCGCTACAACGCGGCGCCGACCACTGCGCTGGCGGTGCTCCATCAACACGAACAACGCGTGCATGCCGACAATCTGCGCTGGGGTTGGCGCCCGCATTGGGCCAAGGATCGTGCAGCACCGATCAATGCGCGGGTGGAGAAAGTTGCGCATGGCCCGTTCTTCCGGGCGATCTGGCGTCAGCGTCTGATCGTACCTGTCGACAACTGGTTCGAGTGGGTCGATGCCGAGGACAAAAGCCGACAGCCGTGGCTGATTCGTCGCGCCGATCACGCGCCGGTTTTCTGCGCGGCTATCGGCCAGTTGCCGACACCGGGTGCCGAGGCGCGCGATGACGATGGATTCGTGATCATCACCGCTGACAGTGCCGGCGGCATGCTCGATATCCATGACCGGCGCCCGGTGGTGTTCTGCGCAGAATTGGTGCACGAATGGCTCGACCCCGCCACGCCCGTCGAACGCGCCGAACAGATGCTGTTGTTCGAAGGCGACAGCAGCGAAAACTTCGCCTGGCACAAAGTCGGCAAAGCCGTGGGCAATGCGCGCAATCAAGGCGCGAGCCTGATTCTCGAACAACCCTAA
- a CDS encoding AzlD domain-containing protein: MMVWAVIFGMGILVFLNRYVFLEPRLPVRLSSNARQFLGFAVPGMLTAICGPIVFMPDKQLNLQWDNPYLLSSLVAIGLVIYTRSTLLSMLLSMAFFFVLRWWL, translated from the coding sequence ATGATGGTCTGGGCAGTGATTTTCGGCATGGGGATTCTGGTGTTCCTCAACCGCTACGTGTTTCTCGAACCGCGCTTGCCGGTGCGTTTGAGCAGCAATGCCCGGCAGTTTCTCGGGTTTGCCGTGCCAGGCATGTTGACTGCGATCTGCGGGCCGATTGTATTCATGCCCGACAAACAGCTGAATCTGCAGTGGGACAACCCCTATCTGCTTAGTTCGCTGGTGGCGATCGGGCTGGTGATATACACGCGCAGCACTTTGCTCAGTATGTTGTTGAGCATGGCGTTCTTCTTTGTTTTGCGCTGGTGGTTGTAA
- a CDS encoding AzlC family ABC transporter permease, with product MSDSLLPRSAFLRGAAAIMPLSLATAPWGLLAGSMAIEANLTPLQGQGLSSIVFAGAAQLVAIGMLKGGAGIFSILLTTVLLTSQHLLYGMSMRSVISPLPGRWRIGLGFLLTDELFALTSQHDRQQFNRWYALGVGLTFYIAWNLFTLAGIVLGSSIPGLEHLGLDFSIAATFIALITPVVRNVPTVVCVAVSLFCSVLFSYWQWGSALVLSGLAGMTAGFICNKLYRGRT from the coding sequence ATGTCTGACTCACTTTTGCCGCGCAGTGCGTTTCTTCGCGGCGCGGCGGCGATCATGCCGTTGTCTCTGGCGACTGCGCCGTGGGGGCTGCTGGCCGGTTCCATGGCGATTGAAGCCAATCTCACCCCGCTGCAAGGGCAGGGCTTGTCGAGCATCGTCTTTGCCGGCGCTGCGCAACTGGTTGCGATTGGCATGCTCAAGGGCGGCGCGGGGATTTTCTCGATTCTGCTGACGACCGTGTTGCTGACGTCGCAGCATTTGTTGTACGGCATGAGCATGCGTTCGGTGATTTCACCGCTGCCGGGGCGTTGGCGAATCGGCCTGGGCTTTTTGCTCACCGACGAGTTGTTCGCCTTGACCAGCCAGCATGACCGCCAGCAGTTCAATCGCTGGTACGCGTTGGGCGTCGGCCTGACGTTCTACATCGCCTGGAATCTCTTCACCCTCGCCGGCATCGTTCTCGGCAGCAGCATTCCTGGGCTTGAGCATCTGGGCCTGGACTTCTCGATCGCGGCAACCTTCATTGCCCTGATCACTCCGGTGGTGCGCAACGTGCCGACCGTGGTGTGCGTGGCGGTGTCGCTGTTCTGCTCGGTGTTGTTCAGTTATTGGCAATGGGGTTCGGCGCTGGTGTTGTCGGGGCTGGCGGGTATGACCGCCGGATTTATCTGCAACAAACTCTATCGGGGGCGCACATGA
- a CDS encoding GGDEF domain-containing protein, whose amino-acid sequence MTAIDNDVYKTLLESTKAIPWRIDWKTMTFSYIGPQIETLLGWQQDSWVGVNDWVERMHPDDRDYVVEFCVSQSRAGVDHEADYRALTSSGDYVWIRDVVHVVRKDGEVEALVGFMFDISERKKTEEHLIRLQKQLEEYSFQDGLTGIANRRMFDTILEREWASAQRSGLPLSLLVLDIDYFKQYNDHYGHIKGDECLRQVAKTLSLAANRPRDFIARIGGEEFVWLLPETDAESARLVARKCLHLIRQQQIAHAHSAVSSLVSLSLGVGTTQAAAGDDPLHFVEQVDKLLYQAKHNGRMRAEFADFRTDV is encoded by the coding sequence ATGACCGCTATCGACAATGACGTGTACAAGACCCTGTTGGAATCGACCAAAGCCATTCCATGGCGGATCGACTGGAAAACCATGACCTTCAGCTACATCGGCCCGCAGATCGAAACCCTGCTCGGCTGGCAGCAGGACAGTTGGGTCGGGGTCAATGACTGGGTCGAGCGCATGCACCCGGACGATCGCGATTACGTCGTCGAATTCTGCGTGTCGCAGTCGCGTGCCGGCGTCGATCATGAAGCCGATTATCGTGCCCTCACCAGCAGCGGCGACTACGTGTGGATCCGCGATGTGGTGCACGTGGTGCGCAAGGACGGCGAAGTCGAAGCGCTGGTCGGCTTCATGTTCGATATCAGCGAACGCAAGAAAACCGAAGAGCATCTGATCCGATTGCAGAAGCAACTCGAAGAGTATTCCTTTCAGGACGGGCTCACCGGCATCGCCAACCGTCGCATGTTCGACACGATTCTCGAACGCGAGTGGGCCAGTGCACAACGCAGCGGATTACCGCTGTCACTGCTGGTGCTCGACATCGACTACTTCAAGCAATACAACGACCACTACGGCCACATCAAAGGTGACGAATGCCTGCGCCAGGTCGCCAAGACGCTATCGCTCGCGGCCAACCGGCCACGGGATTTCATCGCGCGTATTGGCGGTGAAGAATTTGTCTGGCTGTTGCCCGAAACCGATGCCGAGTCGGCGCGTCTGGTGGCACGCAAATGCCTGCACTTGATTCGTCAGCAACAGATTGCACACGCGCATTCTGCGGTGTCGTCGCTGGTCAGCCTCAGCCTGGGCGTTGGCACGACGCAAGCCGCTGCCGGCGACGACCCTCTGCACTTCGTCGAACAGGTCGACAAACTGCTCTATCAAGCCAAGCACAACGGGCGCATGCGCGCCGAATTCGCTGATTTTCGCACTGACGTTTAA
- a CDS encoding DUF2784 domain-containing protein: protein MLYRIAADGLVLFHLCFILFVLFGGLLVLKWPRMMWLHLPAAAWGVAVEVLHLTCPLTYWENLMRHAAGQTEYAGGFIEHYVWPIIYPAGLTPQIQLALGSVVLAVNLLVYGRLIRSWRLRRAL, encoded by the coding sequence ATGCTGTACCGAATCGCAGCCGACGGGCTGGTGCTATTTCATTTGTGCTTTATTTTGTTCGTGCTGTTTGGCGGGTTGCTGGTGCTGAAATGGCCGCGAATGATGTGGCTGCATTTGCCGGCAGCGGCCTGGGGCGTGGCGGTCGAGGTGTTGCACCTGACCTGCCCGCTGACCTACTGGGAAAACCTCATGCGCCACGCCGCCGGGCAGACCGAATACGCCGGCGGTTTCATCGAGCATTACGTCTGGCCGATCATCTATCCGGCGGGGCTGACCCCGCAGATTCAACTGGCACTGGGCAGCGTGGTGCTGGCGGTCAACCTGCTGGTGTATGGCCGTTTGATCCGCTCATGGAGGCTGCGCCGAGCGCTGTAA
- a CDS encoding DUF3087 domain-containing protein, with the protein MFEIQPMDAATFRQQTRRSTIIIAVLFLVLAMLFSSVAVALFGEPGGDNLRFNVGGVFVAFLLTAALLRGRFWNQSWMAPAVYSWRLKRNLMSITNVMHQVTAAVEKNDPTAVKVLRFYHLGLTQMHELDGNSSDHGQLWREVEAHKERMQALGLDTEQKRLDPAWLEALKQKSR; encoded by the coding sequence ATGTTCGAGATTCAGCCAATGGACGCCGCCACTTTTCGCCAGCAGACCCGGCGCAGCACGATCATCATCGCCGTGCTGTTCCTGGTGCTGGCGATGTTGTTTTCCAGCGTCGCAGTGGCGCTGTTCGGCGAGCCTGGTGGCGATAATCTGCGGTTCAACGTCGGTGGCGTGTTCGTCGCGTTCCTGCTGACGGCGGCGTTGCTGCGCGGGCGCTTCTGGAATCAGAGCTGGATGGCCCCGGCGGTGTACAGCTGGCGGCTCAAGCGCAACCTGATGAGCATCACCAATGTGATGCATCAGGTGACGGCAGCCGTCGAGAAGAATGATCCGACGGCAGTGAAAGTGTTGCGCTTCTATCATCTGGGGCTGACACAAATGCATGAACTGGACGGTAACTCCAGCGATCATGGACAACTGTGGCGGGAAGTCGAAGCGCACAAGGAGCGGATGCAGGCGTTGGGTCTCGACACTGAGCAGAAGCGACTCGACCCGGCCTGGCTGGAAGCCCTGAAGCAGAAGTCGCGTTGA